The proteins below come from a single Tachypleus tridentatus isolate NWPU-2018 chromosome 13, ASM421037v1, whole genome shotgun sequence genomic window:
- the LOC143236063 gene encoding PRA1 family protein 3-like codes for MAEVEVAPLRSLDDFLLRTATFQIPNFKNLDKWANRVMNNLLYYQTNYFVMATLVFLVIGVIYPTEMICGMFAISIAFSLFYYVTNTKRSAIHFKEEHPFISLAVIFSGGYFIVYVFGAVIVFLFGIALPLLLIIIHASLRLRNFKNKLTNRIETVGLRRTPMGIFLEALGQEPETTVIAAASDSWTGRFGKS; via the exons ATGGCAGAAGTGGAGGTTGCACCGTTAAGAAGTTTGGATGATTTTCTCTTGAGAACGGCGACATTTCAAATTCCAAACTTCAAAAACCTTGATAAATGGGCAAATCGTGTAATGAACAACCTGCTTTACTATCAGACAAATTACTTCGTGATGGCAACTTTGGTATTTCTGGTAATTGG TGTTATCTATCCAACAGAGATGATTTGTGGAATGTTTGCTATCTCCATAGCTTTCAGTTTGTTCTATTATGTAACAAATACAAAACGATCTGCAATCCATTTTAAAGAAGAACATCCGTTCATCAGCTTGGCTGTCATTTTTTCAG GTGGTTACTTCATTGTCTACGTGTTTGGAGCTGTCATTGTATTTCTCTTTGGGATTGCACTTCCTCTCTTAC TGATCATCATTCATGCTTCACTGAGGTTAAGGAACTTTAAGAACAAGCTGACAAACAGGATCGAGACAGTTGGTTTACGGAGGACTCCCATGGGAATTTTCTTGGAAGCCCTGGGTCAGGAACCAGAAACCACAGT GATTGCAGCTGCTTCTGATTCTTGGACTGGACGATTTGGGAAAAGTTGA